In Carassius auratus strain Wakin chromosome 46, ASM336829v1, whole genome shotgun sequence, the following proteins share a genomic window:
- the LOC113064278 gene encoding uncharacterized protein LOC113064278, with amino-acid sequence MPVEFSGWETYCDKSKHLKPGQEPKKSHGYIMYHGTHKSNAPAIISSGFRPSAGGTLGPGVYCSRNINKAMGYPLCAPNDRVILKLRVRVGKVKKIEGQSLNLITAWHQQGYDTAWLPATSSGVGLEEDCVWDPKRITVVGIAHCTDSSTKSSLESLIKQKSQSQDPKVKDLKSCKGCGMQTEDKHTMEKCWSCKASICPFMKNHVCQRKGK; translated from the coding sequence ATGCCAGTGGAATTCAGTGGATGGGAGACATACTGTGATAAATCAAAGCACCTTAAACCAGGTCAGGAGCCCAAAAAGAGCCACGGCTACATTATGTACCATGGGACACACAAAAGCAATGCCCCAGCAATAATATCATCAGGGTTTCGGCCCTCTGCTGGGGGAACTCTGGGCCCTGGTGTCTATTGTAGTAGGAATATTAACAAAGCAATGGGTTACCCATTATGTGCTCCTAATGATAGAGTCATTTTAAAGCTGCGAGTGAGAGTGGGTAAAGTGAAGAAGATTGAAGGGCAGAGCCTGAACCTGATAACCGCGTGGCATCAGCAGGGATATGATACAGCCTGGTTACCTGCCACTTCCTCTGGTGTGGGTCTTGAGGAGGACTGTGTTTGGGACCCAAAGAGAATTACAGTGGTTGGAATAGCCCATTGCACAGACTCCAGTACTAAGAGTTCTCTGGAGAGTCTCATAAAGCAGAAAAGCCAGTCGCAGGACCCGAAAGTTAAAGATCTGAAGTCATGTAAAGGGTGTGGAATGCAAACCGAGGATAAACACACAATGGAGAAATGCTGGTCCTGTAAGGCATCCATATGTCCCTTCATGAAAAATCATGTTTGCCAAAGGAAAGGGAAGTAA